A DNA window from Plasmodium vinckei vinckei genome assembly, chromosome: PVVCY_02 contains the following coding sequences:
- a CDS encoding cyclase-associated protein, putative encodes MASNPSLNLKDNQWEVCNYKNEKIIKLEKVELNNSVNIFNCENSTFSIENPKFKSLQIQKCVKCNIVLNNLISSIEIIDCKKIKIQVLGKCSSISIDKCVGVEIYLSKENTESEFTTALSSEMNVHFEKDGEWQEITIPEQYQHTLCEGKLNTRVSDLYKY; translated from the exons ATGGCTAGCAATCCAA GCTTAAATTTGAAAGATAACCAGTGGGAAGTGTGCaattacaaaaatgaaaaaataataaagttaGAAAAAGTTGAACTAAACAATTCtgtaaacatatttaattgTGAAAACTCAACATTTAGTATTGAAAATCcaaaatttaaatcattacaaattcaaaaatgtgtaaaatgtaatattgttttaaataatttaatttcatCTATTGAAATAATagattgtaaaaaaataaaaattcaagTATTAGGAAAATGTTCATCAATCTCTATAGATAAATGTGTAGGagttgaaatatatttatcaaagGAAAATACCGAGTCTGAATTTACTACTGCCTTATCTTCTGAGATGAATGTTCATTTTGAAAAAGACGGAGAATGGCAAGAAATTACTATCCCAGAACAATATCAACATACCTTATGTGAAGGAAAATTAAATACAAGGGTTTcagatttatataaatattaa
- a CDS encoding RAP protein, putative, with translation MRFLKNVVSKYEIGSVLNKSHIKANQKLTRVREICNIAQSNKTNFQIYNKVGVFFQRNVATNVLEKKKEFSVEEQMSNNEVIQFFEDNKNMNIDKLYNLIKNISRQKIDERRKIIENEKFFNILEEIENRISIMNTRYLCNFSLRLVSISINNDEIKKLLTKISEHLLKKMNVSPRDLVGTCYALSLCNNMNEYFFEHIKKETIANIDAYTPTLLTQLLESMRLSQNLDVELTNLIVEKMCEEIDRFTTKDVTLALKTLSMAGIPRGFLIRRLCNLVFDNISHFHYSALVNIIYNLTKLKFTTANHIDVIYKNIEEHLYNCNVNTLSELLYTFYMNNINDENKIKKIFENINYNNFNTAKTAVIIDFIHAATYYNSYIEKEKLLNLIDILFKRNVPKSLTLIAKIREPIYFLSENSTYKYDINNISPSWLNAMNDFLRIDHEKLQALKTFHEVQNVLNSVAPNFKLNFVPLQITNSYSVDFIENEKKIIIDLDTIVRHTSFQIKHKYFEDLGYKTAKIHFWKWRKCRSEKEQQNYLCDILYSVTDQKKNAEDTAEN, from the coding sequence atgagatttttaaaaaatgttgtaAGCAAATACGAAATTGGAAGTGTGTTGAATAAGAGTCATATAAAGGCAAATCAGAAATTGACAAGAGTAAGggaaatatgtaatatagCACAGAGTAACAAAACAAACTTTCAAATTTACAATAAGGTTggtgttttttttcaaagaAATGTAGCTACTAATgttttggaaaaaaaaaaggaatttTCTGTAGAGGAGCAAATGTCCAATAATGAAGTAATTCAATTTTTTGaggataataaaaatatgaatatagataaattatataatttaattaaaaatataagtagacaaaaaatagatgagcgaagaaaaataatagaaaatgaaaaattttttaatattctaGAAGAAATAGAAAATCGTATTAGTATTATGAATACTCGATATTTATGTAACTTTTCATTACGATTAGTTAGTAtatctataaataatgatgaaataaaaaaattattaacaaaaattagtgagcatttattaaaaaaaatgaatgtaAGTCCTCGTGATTTAGTTGGAACATGTTATGCTTTAAGTTTATGTAATAACAtgaatgaatatttttttgaacatattaaaaaagaaactaTTGCTAATATAGATGCTTACACACCTACATTATTAACACAACTATTAGAAAGTATGAGATTATCTCAAAATTTAGATGTTGAACTAACTAATTTAATAGTTGAAAAAATGTGTGAAGAAATTGATCGATTTACTACTAAAGATGTAACATTAGCTTTAAAAACTTTATCTATGGCTGGTATTCCACGTGGATTTTTAATCCGTCGTTTGTGCAATCTtgtttttgataatatatctcattttcattattccGCACtagttaatattatatataatttaactAAGCTAAAATTTACAACAGCAAATCATATAgatgtaatatataaaaatatagaagaacatttatataattgtaaTGTCAATACATTATCAGAATTGTTATACACATTCTATATGAACAAcataaatgatgaaaataaaattaaaaaaatttttgaaaatattaattataataattttaatacagCAAAAACTGCAGTTATCATTGATTTTATACATGCGGCAACTTATTATAATAgttatatagaaaaagaaaaacttTTAAACTTaattgatatattattcaaaaGGAATGTCCCAAAATCCTTAACTTTAATTGCAAAAATAAGAGAacctatatattttctctCAGAAAATtcaacatataaatatgacataaataatatttctcCCTCTTGGTTAAATGCAATGAATGACTTTTTAAGAATAGATCATGAAAAATTACAAGCCCTTAAAACTTTTCATGAAGTacaaaatgttttaaattcAGTTGCTCCAAactttaaattaaattttgttcCTTTACAAATTACTAATTCCTATTCGGTCGattttattgaaaatgaaaaaaaaattattatagaTCTTGATACTATAGTAAGACACACTTCTTTTCAAATTAAACACAAATATTTCGAAGACTTAGGATATAAAACAGctaaaatacatttttggAAATGGAGAAAATGTAGATCAGAAAAGGAacaacaaaattatttgtgtgatattttatattctgtTACAGatcaaaagaaaaatgcTGAAGATACAGCTGAAAATTAA
- a CDS encoding novel putative transporter 1, putative — MSESYCTKVMNFFKGMRLKSNPNLPGAKQKTPFNINRIFLLIIIIIYTATSACIYFDWTSIRNLLLAVGKYKHLNVTEHADITLSPQYKKINNLYPMTLAIHFTMSAFCGFLYDHIGPKFTAIIGQAFNILSWIFLSIDTTKVDTTLIGFIFLGLGADTAFIPILTVSNLFPDMSTFILTVIGAAASLSYAVPTTLNYIYNKYPDLPFYYVCYGYIFTILIPCLLVAIFLLPVKPFKGLDYYLENEKESEKATIDQIVSTDDVEMQPRSIQSENKHILNDVNKDKTTKNIIEGEDFHKQSIILFFKVLFSYPSICIIVYFILFNISTVFYAMVTDIYFSYNKSLINVINILMPLSFIPCIIFGRFINKYGAAITIILMNACSALMHLTALIQHQVTGAISVFLYMCVASIYTSQIYCFLSNAFPSIVFGKLVGITSLFGGMFSLFCEKLYENISNSSGNKNDPTTISILLAIFFIIMFLPLSILYTRNYEKNIESVSSEKNQIQA, encoded by the coding sequence ATGAGTGAGTCATATTGTACAAAAGTTATGAACTTCTTTAAAGGCATGCGCCTTAAATCCAATCCAAATTTGCCTGGGGCAAAACAAAAAACaccatttaatattaatagaatttttttactaataataataataatatatacggCAACATCagcatgcatatattttgattgGACATCAATAcgaaatttattattagctgtaggaaaatataaacatttaaATGTTACGGAACATGCTGATATAACATTATCACcacaatataaaaaaataaataatttatatcctATGACATTAGCTATACATTTTACTATGTCTGCTTTTTGtggatttttatatgatcaTATTGGGCCAAAATTTACAGCAATAATTGGACAAGCTTTTAATATACTATCAtggatatttttatcaattgaCACTACAAAAGTTGATACAACATTAATtggatttatatttttaggaCTAGGAGCAGATACTGCATTCATACCAATACTTACAGTTTCAAATTTATTCCCAGATATGTcaacatttatattaacagTGATTGGTGCTGCTGCATCTTTAAGTTATGCTGTCCCAACGacattaaattatatttataataaatatccagatcttccattttattatgtttgctatggatatatatttactatatTAATCCCATGTTTATTAGttgcaatatttttattgccTGTAAAACCATTTAAAGGTTTAGATTATtatttagaaaatgaaaaagaatcAGAGAAAGCAACGATAGATCAAATAGTGTCGACTGATGATGTAGAAATGCAACCACGTTCAATCCAAAGTGAAAACAAACATATTTTGAACGatgtaaataaagataaaactactaaaaatataatagaaGGGGAAGATTTTCATAAACAaagtattatattattctttaAAGTATTATTTAGTTATCCAAGCATTTGTATAAtcgtatattttatattatttaatatttctacAGTTTTTTATGCTATGGTTacagatatatattttagctATAATAAATCATTAATCAATGTAATTAACATTTTAATGCCACTATCTTTTATACcatgtattatatttggaagatttataaataaatatggtgCTGCAATTACTATAATTCTTATGAATGCATGTTCAGCTCTTATGCATTTAACAGCTTTAATTCAACATCAAGTTACTGGAGCTATTtctgtatttttatatatgtgtgtagctagtatatatactagCCAAATATATTGCTTTTTATCAAATGCTTTTCCTTCAATTGTTTTTGGAAAACTTGTAGGTATAACAAGCTTATTTGGTGGAatgttttctttattttgtgaaaagctttatgaaaatatttcaaattcaagtggtaataaaaatgaccCAACCACCATATCAATACTGttagctattttttttattattatgtttttacCATTAAgcattttatatactagaaattatgaaaaaaatattgagtCAGTAAGTTcagaaaaaaatcaaattcAAGCCtga
- a CDS encoding major facilitator superfamily-related transporter, putative, which translates to MEEHSKEEIKTEKPLKNRFIKEVDIVNFSLKKKYCLLILFCLYITTCVGIFFNWISLADFFYHGNIYIDQCNGINGKSNSKDGNDKPYSCEEQDKKVQALYPIIISSNFIMSAISGIFFDYFGPKITALIGHTFNIISWILIGLQKETSNNIIIIGAIFLGLSCDSSYIPILNLIYLFPKNHTTYTVILGCCASLSFSIPIFFDLLSKGKDPEYFQYICFLYCFIVLIPFFFIIAIFLPFKHINCPQPPLEIEKSNNTLQELEGYLVSENKSNAISNHPSDDGNSNDIYQASQHSKIKSNEIIAKENDININNIDKENKINKHISSKDSDKIGDSPSTPLNELVIKKKSSTISSEDIISLKGIKNKDSKTYHNNISLRMSDKVVGVLDKPEENYQNVFIDEKQDNNSNPLEIQNIIIHIDNNKKWKKFKLSLKNLLTEIIGVFFSLKYISICYYFTIYNLSLVNYNECAKLFFKDYTDVQFILKLFGPLSILSCASFGFLINKFHIIVIIYFLLVSSLFMYIFAIIKIKVFAYFSSFCYLIVTGCYTTQLYCYIQIMFPKCHFGKIAGTTSMISGLLSLLNIPIYNYFIVDLNKNNPDPFAYIVIALLISTFPLLFLTYRRHLNDEIQTLER; encoded by the coding sequence atGGAGGAACATAGtaaagaagaaataaaaactgAAAAGCcgttaaaaaatagattTATAAAAGAAGTAGATATAgtaaatttttctttaaaaaaaaaatattgcttgttaatattattttgcttatatataactaCATGTGttggaatattttttaattggaTTTCATTGgctgattttttttatcacggaaatatatatatagatcaATGCAATGGGATAAATGGAAAATCAAATTCGAAAGATGGCAACGATAAACCATATAGTTGTGAAGAACAAGACAAAAAAGTTCAAGCACTATATCCTATTATTATAAGttctaattttattatgtctGCTATATCtggtatattttttgattattttggGCCTAAAATTACAGCATTAATTGGTCatacatttaatataatttcatGGATTTTAATAGGTTTACAAAAGGAAAcaagtaataatataataataattggtGCAATATTTTTAGGTCTATCTTGTGATTCTTCATATATACCTATtcttaatttaatttatttatttccaaAAAATCATACCACATATACTGTAATATTAGGTTGTTGTGCTTCATTAAGTTTTAGTATAcccatattttttgatttattatctAAAGGAAAAGATCCAGAATATTTCCagtatatttgttttttatattgctttattgtattaatcccttttttttttattatagcTATTTTCCTTCCATtcaaacatataaattgtCCCCAACCCCCACTTGAGATTGAGAAAAGTAATAACACACTTCAAGAGTTGGAAGGATATTTAGTTtcagaaaataaaagtaatgCCATATCTAACCACCCAAGTGACGATGGAAATTCGAATGATATTTATCAAGCCAGTCAGcatagtaaaataaaaagtaatgaaataatagcAAAAGAAAacgatataaatattaacaatattgataaagagaacaaaataaataaacacaTTTCTTCAAAAGATAGTGACAAAATTGGTGACTCACCTTCGACACCCCTTAACGAATTggttattaaaaaaaaaagttcaaCAATATCTTCTGAAGATATAATATCCTTAAagggaataaaaaataaagatagtAAAAcatatcataataatatatcattaagAATGAGTGATAAAGTTGTAGGAGTATTAGACAAACCAGAAGAGAATTAtcaaaatgtttttattgATGAAAAACAAGATAATAATTCTAATCCATTAgaaattcaaaatataataattcatatagacaataataaaaaatggaaaaaatttaaattaagtttaaaaaatttgttaaCTGAAATAATAggtgtatttttttctttaaaatatattagtatatgttattattttactatatataatttatcattagttaattataatgaatgtgcaaaattattttttaaagattATACAGATGtacaatttatattaaaactaTTTGGTCCCTTATCTATATTGTCTTGTGCATCTTTTggatttttaataaataaatttcatataatagttataatatattttttattagtaagtagtttatttatgtatatatttgcaataattaaaataaaagtatttgcatattttagCTCCTTTTGTTATTTAATAGTTACAGGATGTTATACTACCCAattatattgttatatacaaattatgtTTCCAAAATGTCATTTTGGTAAAATTGCAGGAACTACAAGTATGATTAGTGGATTATTATCTCTACTTAATATAcctatttataattattttattgttgatttaaataaaaataacccTGATCCCTTTGCATATATTGTTATTGCTTTGTTAATATCAACCTTCCCACTTTTATTCCTTACATATCGAAGACATTTAAACGATGAAATACAAACTCTTGAAAGGTAA
- a CDS encoding 4-hydroxy-3-methylbut-2-enyl diphosphate reductase, putative, translated as MYGMLNARSNFSIPTVTKWKNINKYGFVHKIGDYNYQTNDKINIFRRSNSYAINYKFKVNPIKAKKNKDIYFLGMQSNRNEKLNETKCGGGCGACSSKDTINKFETNDSTEKEDEKNDSKILYLINPRGFCKGVSRAIETVEECLKTFKTNIYVKHKIVHNDIVCKDLESKGAIFIEDLNEVPDGSILIYSAHGISPQIRELAKKKKLIEIDATCPLVNKVHVYVKLKAKEGYKIILIGYKNHVEVIGTYNEAPDSTYIVENVDQVNNLNFPENQKLFYVTQTTLSIDDCSLIVNKLKEKYSHIETIPSGSICYATTNRQNALNKICTECDLTIVVGSQSSSNAKKLVYSSQIRNTDAILVNTVNDFDFSSLKNVNKIALTSAASTPDELTQQFVKVLTSPPYNYKLNIFDGVEEIVPKWKLPKELINMIKQKNEDQTKPNS; from the coding sequence ATGTATGGGATGCTAAATGCCCGTTCAAATTTCTCAATACCTACTGTaacaaaatggaaaaatattaacaaatacggatttgttcataaaattggggattataattatcaaacaaatgataaaattaacatttttCGACGATCAAATAGTTATgcaataaattataaattcaaaGTAAACCCCATTAAggctaaaaaaaataaagacatttattttttggggATGCAAAGCAAtagaaatgaaaaattaaatgaaacaAAATGCGGTGGAGGATGTGGTGCATGTAGTTCTAAAGACACCATAAATAAATTCGAAACAAATGATAGCACTGAAAAGGaggatgaaaaaaatgatagtaaaattttgtatttaataAACCCAAGAGGGTTTTGTAAAGGAGTAAGTCGAGCAATTGAAACTGTTGAAGAATGTTTGAAAACATTTAAaactaatatatatgtaaaacataaaattgtCCATAATGATATAGTTTGTAAAGATTTAGAAAGTAAAGGagctatttttattgaagATTTGAATGAAGTACCAGATGGTagtatattaatttattctGCACATGGAATAAGTCCCCAAATTAGGGAACtagctaaaaaaaaaaaattaatagaaaTCGATGCAACATGTCCATTAGTTAATAAAGTACATGTTTATGTTAAATTAAAAGCAAAAGAaggatataaaattattttaataggatataaaaatcatGTTGAAGTTATAGGTACATATAATGAAGCACCTGATTCAACATATATCGTGGAAAATGTTGACCaagttaataatttaaattttccagaaaatcaaaaattattttatgtaacACAAACTACATTAAGTATAGATGATTGTTCATTAattgttaataaattaaaagaaaaatattcacaCATTGAAACAATACCAAGTGGTTCTATATGTTATGCTACAACAAATAGACAAAATGCTCTCAACAAAATTTGTACAGAGTGTGATCTTACTATAGTAGTAGGTAGCCAATCTTCTTcaaatgcaaaaaaattagtttATTCATCACAAATAAGAAATACAGATGCTATATTAGTAAATACAGTTAATGATTTTGATTTTTCCTCTCTTAAAAATGTGAACAAAATAGCTTTAACATCTGCTGCATCAACCCCAGATGAATTAACCCAGCAATTTGTCAAAGTACTAACAAGCCCAccttataattataaattaaacatttttGATGGTGTTGAAGAAATTGTTCCTAAATGGAAACTCCCTAAAGaacttataaatatgattaagcaaaaaaatgaagaccAAACAAAACCAAACTCCTAG